CATCCGGGAGAACGCGGGCCTCGACGATCTCACCATCGGGATCATGGGCGATCTAAAGTACGGCCGGACGGTCCACTCGCTGGCCCAGGCACTGACGAACTTCGACGCCACACAGCACTTCGTCAGCCCCGAGAGCCTGGCGCTGCCCCCGGAGGTGCGCTACGACCTCGACGAAGCGGGCGCGGCGGTCGAGGAACACACCGAGCTCGCGGGCGTCCTGCCGGAGCTCGACGTGCTCTACGTCACCCGGATCCAACGGGAACGGTTCCCCGACGAGAACGAGTACCGCGCGGTCGCGAGCGCGTACGGGATCGACCGCTCGATGCTCGAGGACGCGAAGGACGACCTCTCGGTCATGCACCCGCTCCCGCGGGTCGACGAGATCGACCCCGCGATCGACGACACCGACCACGCGACGTACTTCGATCAGGCACACAACGGCGTCCCCGTGCGAATGGCGCTGCTCGACTCGCTACTATGACCCAGGACCACGAACTCCGCGTCGGCAAAATCCGGAACGGAACCGTCATCGATCACGTGACCGGCGGCCAGGCACTGACCGTACTGGCGATCCTCGACATCGACGGCTCGGGCGGCGAGGAGATCTCCGTCGGGATGAACGTCCCTTCCGATCGACTGGGCCGCAAGGACATCGTCAAGGTCGAGGGCCGGGAGCTGAGCCAGGAGGAGGTCGACGTCCTCTCGCTGGTCGCGCCCGACGCGACGATCAACATCGTCCGGGAGTACGAGGTGATCGAGAAACACCGCGTCGAGCGCCCCGAGGAGGTCGTCGGCGTGCTCACCTGCCCCAACGCCAACTGCATCACGACCGCGCGCGAGCCCGTCGACTCGCGCTTTTCGGTCCTCGAGGACGGCGTCCGGTGTGACTACTGCGGGACGCTGATCCGCGAGGAGTTCGCCGACCACATCGGCGTCGAATAACCCCGGGTCAGCGGACGATCCCGGCACCGGCGACCGACGCGCGACCGCCTCCGCGACGTCAGCAGAAGGCGGTGCGTTCTGCTTGACTCGAAAACCCACTGGATTTCGAACGCTCCCCAGCAGTACCCGCGCCGCGCCCGTCCGGCCGTGGCTGCCGATCACGATCGCGTCGAAGCCGCCCTCCTCTGCCGTCTCGATGATCTCCCGGGCCGGCTGGCCGACCACGACCCGCGTCTCGACGACGCCGTCCATGGGAACGGCCGGCTCTCATTCGATCAGCGGCAGGACGACGCCGAAGACGATCGGCGAGCAGAGCGCGAGCCCGATCCCGCCGAACTCCATCAGCGCGAAGAGCGTCAGTTCCCACTCGGGCAGCGGCCCGAACAGCGCCGGGCCGACCGCGTGGCCGAGGATCCCGAGCGCGAACAGCGCCACGCCCAACAGGAACCCCCTGCGTGCGTAGCGGGCGTACGCCAGCCGTTGGTGCTGAACCATACCGGGTGCAGGAACATCGCGATCAAAACGCTGTCGGCCGCCCGACGTAGCAACGCACTTACGCCCCGCGCCGATACTGCACCCATGTTCGGGGTCGTCACGCGCAATGAGGAGGAGTGTAGCTGGCCCGAGTTCGATCTCGCCTTCTACGAGTCGAAGGACGTCAGCGGGCGCTCCGCGGAGCCGATCCCCGAGGCGGTCAACATGATCTCCTGTTTCGGGGACAACGCCGCCGCCGAGAGCTCGCCCGAGCTCGTTCCCCGGAACCGCGAGGGCGAGCTCGCGACCCGCGAGCGACCCTACTTCGACTGGTCGTATATCTGCCCGACCCACGAGGGCTACCGCGAGGGTCTGTTGGAGATGGTGAGCGACGCCGCAGACGCCAACGGCGACGTCCGCCTCGACGACGTCGGCTTTCCCCGTCAGGAGTACTGCTTCTGTGAGCGCTGTAACGCCCGCTTCGAGGAGAGCGAGTTCGAGGACCGCTTCGCGTGGCGCGCCTCCGTCATCACGGCGTTCCTCGCCGACGCCGCAGAGCGGATC
The sequence above is a segment of the Halalkalicoccus tibetensis genome. Coding sequences within it:
- the pyrB gene encoding aspartate carbamoyltransferase, whose translation is MRHDHVLTAKQFSRADIEAVLDRAADFDRPTGDTRHTDSLLGLLFFEPSTRTKMSFEAAIKRLGGDVLDMGSVDSSSVTKGESLADTVRVIEGYADALVLRHPQQGAAKMASEFVDVPVINAGDGAGHHPTQTLLDLYSIRENAGLDDLTIGIMGDLKYGRTVHSLAQALTNFDATQHFVSPESLALPPEVRYDLDEAGAAVEEHTELAGVLPELDVLYVTRIQRERFPDENEYRAVASAYGIDRSMLEDAKDDLSVMHPLPRVDEIDPAIDDTDHATYFDQAHNGVPVRMALLDSLL
- the pyrI gene encoding aspartate carbamoyltransferase regulatory subunit gives rise to the protein MTQDHELRVGKIRNGTVIDHVTGGQALTVLAILDIDGSGGEEISVGMNVPSDRLGRKDIVKVEGRELSQEEVDVLSLVAPDATINIVREYEVIEKHRVERPEEVVGVLTCPNANCITTAREPVDSRFSVLEDGVRCDYCGTLIREEFADHIGVE